One Salmo trutta unplaced genomic scaffold, fSalTru1.1, whole genome shotgun sequence DNA window includes the following coding sequences:
- the LOC115182030 gene encoding zinc finger BED domain-containing protein 1-like, translated as MASFVDPRFRATYIPSEKVDALKHRAVLEVETLLADQSSCQPPYLHVPTVPEPADGEAAVAPKAKTLASFFKQRTATTTAPPTKREAIENELSSYLQSASVESDTDPLKWWKDHEVVFPALSHLAKKYLLVPATSSPSERVFSCSGNIVTCHRASLKPDAVDRLVFLAQNL; from the coding sequence ATGGCTTCATTTGTGGATCCACGCTTCAGGGCCACCTATATCCCAAGTGAAAAAGTTGATGCATTGAAGCACAGAGCTGTCTTGGAGGTGGAGACGCTACTGGCTGATCAGAGCAGCTGTCAACCGCCTTACCTACATGTGCCAACTGTGCCTGAGCCTGCAGATGGAGAAGCAGCAGTGGCACCAAAAGCTAAGACACTGGCAAGCTTCTTCAAGCAGCGCACAGCCACCACCACTGCGCCACCAACCAAGAGGGAGGCTATTGAAAATGAACTGTCAAGTTACTTGCAGTCAGCAAGTGTGGAGAGTGACACTGATCCCCTCAAGTGGTGGAAGGATCATGAAGTTGTCTTTCCAGCTCTGAGCCACCTGGCAAAAAAGTATCTCTTGGTACCAGCTACCAGTTCACCCTCCGAAAGGGTTTTCAGCTGCAGTGGCAATATCGTGACCTGCCACAGAGCATCTCTGAAGCCGGATGCCGTTGACAGGCTGGTGTTTCTCGCACAAAATCTTTAA